From one Onychomys torridus chromosome 12, mOncTor1.1, whole genome shotgun sequence genomic stretch:
- the LOC118593886 gene encoding keratin-associated protein 6-3-like: MCYGNYFGGLGYGYGGLGYGYGGLGYGYGGLGYGYGGLGYGYGSLGCGYGCGCGSRYAYSTYRPCCYGRISGIY, from the coding sequence ATGTGCTACGGAAACTACTTTGGTGGCCTGGGCTATGGCTATGGTGGCCTAGGTTATGGCTATGGTGGCCTGGGCTATGGCTATGGTGGCCTGGGCTATGGCTATGGTGGCCTGGGCTATGGCTATGGTAGCCTAGGTTGTGGCTacggctgtggctgtggctctcGATATGCATACAGCACCTATCGTCCATGCTGCTACGGAAGAATTTCTGGGATCTACTAA